The stretch of DNA GGAAGAGTAGGTAATTGTGTGTAGGATATATGTATTATCGGTAACTTAATAATAAATGGTATTATCTGTTTCTATAGGTACAGAACCTTTTACTTATATTCATGAGTGTTTATAACGATAACGAATTGATTCACATACAGTCCGACACTTCCCCATCATTTTTAACAACAAGGCATAATTATGACAATTTTGAAAGTAGAGAGGGTACTTACATTGTTTACGTTTTAAACGTAAgcaccaaccgccataaggtactttTACCCGTGGGAGGTCACATATTTGATGTAGAGTACTACTACATATACAATTCCAAAGGTCTTGGGGTACAACAATAACTAATGACATTTTTCCAGGTCCTGGCCCTGCTGTTCCTGACGCTGATCCCTTGGCCGGGACCGTCGGTCTTCAAGATCACCTGCTCACGTGACAACTCCAAAATTGTGCGGAAGGTCATCCAAAACAAATGGCTCCCCGTTTTAGAAAGGTTCCAAGTAAGTGTTCGTTGTTCCTAgatgaaaaaagaaaaaaaatacctatgtTCCTAATCATTACTTATGCTTTTAAGCGAATGTAGCTCTGTTCTTTTATATAAATTTGTGGTACTCGTCTAGGACCCACCGGTTTTATCTTTCGACAAAAAAGGGTAGAAATACTTAGTTCAAAACCAATAAATAGTACTTCCTTCATGTAAAGTTTTCCGTGTTCCAGTTTTCCGAATGACACAGAAAACATGTACCTACGAAAATAGAATTTTTAGATAGGTAATAACTAGTTCACATATTCTTGACACtgatattattatgtacctagATCCAACCAAATCACCACATAGTTCAATGTATTCCACATAGTCTCACACTACGGCATCTCTAATTAAGGTTTACACCCGTGTAACAGGTAAAGCTGCCGCTGGAGTGCCCGTTCCACCCCGCGCGAGACATATTCGCGCCGCAGCACGACGCCAAGACGCAGCACCGGCCCTCGCAGTGGACCTGCGCCTTCTGCGGCAAGTCCTTCTACGAGGAGCGCCACCTCGACACACATTTCGACCAGCGACACAAGAACCAGATTAACAGGGTATGTCTAGTGGTCGAAATGGGGTTTGTGAGGTAAACATGCCGCTTGAGTACTTCTACCATTCCGCTTGCGATTTATGGGAACTTGGTTTGGGAGTGTAGGCGCTTGGCATTAGCACATTGAATATGTGTGAGCGGGATGTCGCTATAATACCTGCATACTTGCAAAGCGTTGTCTCGCTCAAACATCGGAGTGACGTGCGCGAATCGTATCCAGTGTACTAAGCGCCGTAGGTTCGtatcctaccgactgcgccatgtTTAATATggggtattatctatgaaaagggaccttattgtcgatggcgcttacgcctcACGGCGTCGcacggcattgtatttatatcggagcatcgttaataatggcgtaaggggctgtccataaattacgtcatcgatttttgacgattttggacccccccccccctataatcatccaaaaatcatgcttcaaatgaccccatttcctcctacttcatgctaccgtcatccgatgtccagacccccccccccccctaatttgaaatgacgtaatttatgaatagcccctaagcgccatcgacaataaggtcccttttcatagataacgtcacatatataggGGAACGGGGTACAGATACGGGTAAAGCTGCCGTTTTTCTTCTTGACTTTTTCGTGGCGTTTCATGAAGTCAAGCTGCTTCCCCAGCTCTCCTCCTGCTCCTTCAACTCAAAATATTGTATGTTTTGCAGGCGGAGGACGCAGTATGCCTAGCGGAGTACTGCGATATAATGCGGTGCCAAGTTTTGGTAGCGCATGGGCTGCTAAACGGCGGTGGCGGGCCTAGCACGGATATGGAAGTGTGGCAAGATGCAGAGGCGGCGCGTAAGGCGCTAGCGCCCGCTGCTCCGAGGTCTGTGGCCCGTGTCCCGGCGCGGAGACGCCGTCCGCGGGTCGTTCAACCGCAGCCTGTGAGGGACTGCCCGTCGACTGAAGTTGATCCTGATATTTTAGGTAAGGAAAGTGGCTAGGAACGAAGGTTGACAAGTAAACATAACGCAAGCCCGCCGGTAAGGCTAACATAAACCAGGGGTTGACATGGTTTTAGGTTGACGCCATCCAAAATACCCACACCCATAGCTCACCGTTCCAGCGCCGCTTAGTGCGCACGTAACCCGAACGCCACAAAAACACCGCGCAAATTCCAATAATTGTTCTCACGCCGTATTTAGATCCAAACACTAAATAAGTAGTATCAGACATTTCAATCgttaatgtttttctactttatgATCTGTTCTGTACTTCTCTAGCTCAATGAAACATATGTGACTATAGGGTTAAGTAGAGAAAAGCAGACCCaacaaataattcaattattatgTTGTAGAGCCAGAAGAGAAACGCACAGAGGACAGCGAAGGCGACGCGAATCAGACCTCTGAGCTGTGCGACGCAGACACGGTGGAGTCTTCTCTGCCACCCGACAGCAGGCAGCGGCGACTGGCCGACCTACAGGTGATTATATAGTTATATGCTCAATGCAGCTGAATCATTGTATAACTCAACAGCAGGCAAGGCAAGGGCAAAGGCACAGGCAAGTTTCCGCAACTTGATAACTAGTGCCTATTTTACCTGAGGAAActgtaaagtaaagtaaataaattttatttgtagAACACAGGTGATACAGCTAGGTCTTAAGTAAAAATAGTTGAATACAGAGCTCTGTGTTTTGCCTATTGGCGTACAAAtgttataaaacttaaaaactatggTGACTCTACGGTATTAATAAATTCTTACAATTAGATTAGCATATTATCAGAAACAAAACAATTAACACTTAAGGTATTATTTATACTTGTCGTTATCAACACTGAGCTTGTACTACCAGAATTGGACCTACATTACCTCCTCTAGTCTCTTCTTGGATTTACTTGTATTCTCAAGTTCCGGCAATTATCGAAACGTCAAATTTCCGGCTCGCGAGGTCTTCAAAATCTCTTGCTCCATTACTTAGTTATCTTTAAACACCATGCCCTAATTAATAAATTCATCACACCAGCAACTCGATTGTGATTGCAGGCGGAGCGTGCTGCTTGCGACCCCGCGCGTCTTCAGCTACTTAAAGTGCGCTGCGAGCGAGTGGTTCATTCCTGCATCGCCACTTTGTTGTTGCATCTCACGCAGCACCAGTTTACAGAACTTGAAGGTATATTTGACAAGAAGGAAATAGCTTCTCAGCCTCTTCTTCGGCTCGGAGACCCAAAAACAATAGCTGCGGTGTACTAATATTGACCTAACTGTAGGCCGAACTTGTAATCCTGTGTCGAAGggattcaataaaataaactgtCACCGAATGGTTTCTCAAACGGCTAACAAAATTTCAGCGTTAAACCAAATGTAACACAGGGCACATTAAACGACAGTCAATGCAAATATGAGTTGTGAAGTCCGCTAATACAAAGACTGTTTTAATTGCTCTAAGTTTTCTGAAGTGGTGTGTTTCTGGTGAAGTATCGTTGGCATTGGGGCTGAAATCCGTAGATACTTACCTAACTGCTTTTCTAATTCTACCAGACTACCATTACTAATATCCTTCGACTTTGTGCAGACGAGATGCAGCGCGCCGTGTGCTGGTACCTGAGCTGCGACCGCTACTGGGAGGACACGGCGCCCACCGCGCGCGCCTTCCCCTGGCCGCTGCTGCTGGCGCTAGCCACCGGGCTCGCGTTGGCGTTGTGCATGTGCTATTACATCATCTGGATCGTGTTCGAGTAAGCATATTACTAATGGCAAACTATTACGACACGACTTAGTTCGCCAGTTACTAGGAGACACGACGCCGGCCGCGTGCATCTTCCGCTGGCTTCTCTTATTTACTCTGGTACGCGATTTGCGCTAGCACAGTGCAATACTCCAATGCAAACCAAGACATGAGCAGCAAACGTTAACTAGGAGGATTCTTCCCAGTAAAAAACTTGGTGCTATAAAACGGCTGTGGAAATATCTTTGGGAAGGTCAATCTTTGGTCAGCACGAAAGTGTCAAATCATTTAAATCGTAAATGATCTGTTTCCAGTTCTGAGGAAGGCAGCGTGGCGGGCAGCGCGTCGGTGTCGATGACGACGCACTCGTCGCCCGCGCGCGCCGAGCGGCTGGCCGCCGAGGAGGCGCTGCTGGACGACCCCGACCACGACGACCACTACATCTACGTCACCTACCCGCCCGAGCTCAAGCGCCGCCTGCTCGAGAGGTATGCAAGGAACGTCACGCTCATTTTACTCACGCCCTTTATCAGGCAGACTCGCGTTGATTGATCGTAATACTTTAAAATGGTTGAACTTTTTTGTGCCATGTACTTAATTAACATGTAATCTAATGTAATATGAGTGCCTTCTTTAGGTCAACTCGTGCTGAACGATCTCTTCGAAGTTGAACGTCATTTGCGACTCGACCGTAATACCTCGTCAACAACGTCCGTTGTCAGTCCATTATTGACATAGTTTTGTGGTTTATGCGCTCACCATGCATATTTCTTTCTAGTCCAATATTTTTCTAATTCAGTTCGATTCATATAGCACCCCAAGTCTACGATGATTTTGAAAGTATCTGCTAATCTAGCAAGGTATTTGCTGATCTGTCTCTTAGAGTAAAATCTTCATTAAGCTCTATCATTTTGGCAACATGCCTATGTGAGCAATAGTATATTAAATACACGTAATATGTGATCTGAGGCTTCCTTATTTACTGGCCGAGGTGTGTATACTATTTTTCTGCTCGACGGTGCCTGAAAGCGATAACTTTGTTTATCGCAGCGGGCCGTAAGTCGATGTTTACAGGCCGTAGGACAggaaaatcaatttcaaactaataGATAGACATTTTAATCACCCACATTAAATTGTACTTAGGTTAGGTACTTAGTTAACACATGGAATAGTTGACCTGTAAACTAGTTTTATAGGACAAACTGCACACCATTGAACTATTTGCACCATAGGAACATTTTCTAGACAAGTAGGTAATCCGTGTTTATATGAATAGGTGTTGACTGATCGATGTTGTTTGTTTTAGCTGCTACAATAGAACAACTCGCCTCTGAGACCCGACGTGTCCACCTTATTTCGTCGTGCATGCACCTTATTTCTATGAAGAAAGTAGATTATTAGTATGTAGATATTATTAGTAATACTCAGGAATTTACCCAATAGCGTCACCCATTCATACCACAAAAAGAGTCCGGACTCTTTTGTAGAACCTTTAGGTAACTATCTACTCTCTATTAGTAAATAAAGTGTCaactagataggtacctacaatccTGGGTATCCAAACAATTTCACAAAGACATCATAGATTGTACGAAAcctaatagagttagaccgcgaaaagtctgcaacgattttgatagcatacgcagtgcaagtgttatttatacggtataatttcatagaagtttcattagaagtttaaaataacacttgcactgcgtgtgctatccaaatagttgcagacttatcttggtctaactcaacCTACTATTTTATCTGATCAAACCTACATTGTGACTACCtatttaaattatgtttcaaaaaaattataatagaagttttttagatttttattttacaaatagcGCTTAGATGTAGCCTTGTGTTTGTTATAAGTTATTTAGTGAATATTAAGAAAAGTTACAGTTAAGTTAGCACGATTAGTTTTatgggtacctacctaatattaaCGCCGTGAGCAGATGTGCCCATATTAGTATCTATTACATTGTTATTTAGGTTTT from Cydia splendana chromosome 5, ilCydSple1.2, whole genome shotgun sequence encodes:
- the LOC134790544 gene encoding uncharacterized protein LOC134790544, coding for MRTTSFSLEVLALLFLTLIPWPGPSVFKITCSRDNSKIVRKVIQNKWLPVLERFQVKLPLECPFHPARDIFAPQHDAKTQHRPSQWTCAFCGKSFYEERHLDTHFDQRHKNQINRAEDAVCLAEYCDIMRCQVLVAHGLLNGGGGPSTDMEVWQDAEAARKALAPAAPRSVARVPARRRRPRVVQPQPVRDCPSTEVDPDILEPEEKRTEDSEGDANQTSELCDADTVESSLPPDSRQRRLADLQAERAACDPARLQLLKVRCERVVHSCIATLLLHLTQHQFTELEDEMQRAVCWYLSCDRYWEDTAPTARAFPWPLLLALATGLALALCMCYYIIWIVFDSEEGSVAGSASVSMTTHSSPARAERLAAEEALLDDPDHDDHYIYVTYPPELKRRLLESCYNRTTRL